One genomic window of [Clostridium] scindens ATCC 35704 includes the following:
- a CDS encoding zinc-dependent alcohol dehydrogenase — protein sequence METFKVAVLEEERKIGYHEVEKKQPKDKQVLIKVDSCAICTLEQRVYLGVMNRYPFAGGHEAAGVVEAVGKKVAGVKPGDKVAVRLLNSCGECYYCRNGHENQCVKSFIAETQECAMGPGGLSEYMMVSADDVYKVADDADLSHISITEPLACCVHSIENGKIELGNDVVVIGIGIMGALHIQLAKLKGARVIACELDEKRLEVAKKMGADILINSGKVDAVEEVKKLTDGRGADAVFCTVPVAALADQAVQMTGKLGRTVFYTSFHPDKPIEISPNKVHSSEQVITGTVNPSKKDFLAATRLLSAKIVDVSELISDRMSLDDLEAAFEKAILPDTYRIVVQPE from the coding sequence ATGGAAACATTTAAAGTAGCGGTTCTCGAAGAAGAAAGAAAGATTGGATATCACGAAGTGGAGAAAAAACAGCCAAAGGACAAACAGGTACTTATCAAAGTAGATTCTTGTGCGATTTGTACTTTGGAACAGAGAGTATATCTGGGAGTCATGAATAGATATCCGTTTGCAGGAGGACATGAAGCAGCCGGAGTTGTAGAGGCTGTTGGTAAAAAAGTAGCAGGTGTAAAACCAGGAGATAAAGTAGCAGTAAGACTTTTGAACTCTTGCGGAGAATGTTACTACTGCAGAAACGGTCATGAAAACCAGTGCGTAAAATCATTTATTGCTGAGACACAGGAATGTGCAATGGGGCCAGGTGGACTTTCTGAGTACATGATGGTAAGCGCTGATGATGTATATAAAGTAGCAGATGATGCAGATTTATCACACATCTCTATCACAGAGCCACTGGCATGTTGTGTACACAGTATCGAAAATGGAAAAATCGAGTTAGGTAACGATGTTGTAGTAATCGGTATTGGTATTATGGGAGCACTTCACATCCAGCTTGCAAAATTAAAAGGTGCAAGAGTTATTGCATGCGAGCTTGACGAAAAGAGACTGGAAGTTGCTAAGAAAATGGGTGCAGATATTCTTATAAACTCTGGAAAAGTTGATGCAGTAGAGGAAGTTAAAAAACTGACAGATGGAAGAGGGGCAGATGCAGTATTCTGTACAGTTCCGGTAGCAGCATTAGCAGATCAGGCTGTGCAGATGACAGGAAAACTTGGAAGAACAGTATTCTATACATCATTCCATCCAGACAAACCGATTGAAATAAGCCCTAATAAAGTACATTCCTCAGAGCAGGTTATTACAGGAACAGTGAATCCATCAAAAAAAGACTTTTTAGCAGCAACAAGACTGTTATCTGCAAAAATCGTAGATGTATCAGAACTGATTTCAGACAGAATGTCTTTGGATGATCTGGAAGCAGCATTTGAAAAAGCTATTTTACCAGACACATACAGAATCGTAGTACAGCCTGAATAA
- a CDS encoding class I fructose-bisphosphate aldolase — protein MNTTARMNHIFNEDGKTFILAMDHAQNFNTLPALANPKKLVREIAAAGADSFLSTVGMAEHLTDSFLGKGIIVRAEGGVSFLGDKSKPMQITVNAEDIVRMGADAVITMSFPGSKFENEILSNLTRVCMDMHRWGVPVVAEALPRGFEPAEDSRTPENLTFACRQSVELGADIVKTNYTGDQDSFKTLVDSTYKPVVILGGAKKVPVEELLREIKDALEVGGAGIAMGRNIWGHENPVGYTAAIAKLIHEDCSVEAAMKEMNKLY, from the coding sequence ATGAACACAACAGCAAGAATGAACCACATTTTTAATGAAGATGGAAAAACATTTATTTTGGCAATGGATCATGCGCAGAACTTTAATACATTACCAGCGCTTGCAAATCCAAAAAAATTAGTAAGGGAAATCGCAGCAGCAGGAGCTGACTCTTTCTTATCTACTGTAGGTATGGCAGAACACTTAACAGATTCTTTCCTTGGAAAAGGTATCATCGTAAGAGCAGAAGGCGGTGTTTCTTTCCTGGGAGACAAATCTAAACCAATGCAGATTACAGTAAACGCAGAGGATATTGTACGTATGGGGGCAGATGCAGTTATCACAATGAGTTTCCCGGGATCTAAATTTGAAAATGAAATTTTAAGCAACCTTACACGTGTATGTATGGATATGCACAGATGGGGCGTGCCCGTAGTTGCAGAAGCACTTCCAAGAGGATTCGAGCCCGCAGAAGATTCAAGAACACCAGAAAACCTCACATTTGCATGTCGTCAGAGTGTAGAACTTGGAGCAGATATCGTTAAAACTAACTACACAGGAGATCAGGACAGCTTTAAGACATTAGTAGATTCTACATATAAACCGGTTGTTATCTTAGGCGGAGCTAAGAAAGTTCCAGTTGAAGAACTTCTCCGTGAGATCAAAGATGCCCTTGAAGTAGGCGGTGCAGGAATCGCAATGGGAAGAAATATCTGGGGACATGAGAACCCAGTAGGATACACGGCAGCAATTGCAAAATTAATTCACGAAGATTGCAGTGTTGAAGCAGCTATGAAAGAGATGAACAAACTTTACTAA
- a CDS encoding HAD family hydrolase: protein MPYSTIIFDIDGTLTDSAPAILYSLRNALLATIGKDYSYEELHSALAAPSYITLQKFAGDRWKEAAHIGQTYYMEALNKVSLFPNMEKTIFNLHKKGTRLGIVTSKTRIQLGRSFVNYSIYPCFEHIICEDDTPFHKPDPRPLLECINRFHANPTSTLFIGDTFSDSECAHHAGIDFGLASWGCQDSASIKTDVVLNSPEDLLKYV from the coding sequence ATGCCCTATTCAACAATCATCTTTGATATTGACGGAACCCTGACGGACAGTGCTCCCGCAATACTGTATTCACTTCGCAATGCCTTATTGGCTACTATCGGGAAAGATTACAGTTATGAAGAATTGCATTCCGCTCTTGCCGCCCCAAGCTACATCACCCTCCAGAAATTTGCCGGCGACAGGTGGAAAGAAGCGGCACATATCGGTCAGACCTACTATATGGAAGCCCTCAACAAAGTATCTCTGTTCCCTAACATGGAAAAAACAATCTTTAATCTACATAAAAAAGGCACTCGTCTTGGAATTGTAACCTCCAAAACACGCATTCAGTTAGGGCGTTCCTTTGTAAATTATTCTATTTATCCATGCTTTGAACATATTATCTGCGAAGACGACACACCATTCCACAAACCGGACCCACGGCCGCTCCTTGAATGTATTAACCGGTTCCATGCCAATCCAACATCCACACTTTTTATCGGTGATACTTTTTCCGACAGCGAATGCGCTCATCACGCGGGCATTGATTTTGGACTCGCTTCCTGGGGATGTCAGGATTCTGCCTCTATAAAAACCGATGTTGTACTGAATTCACCGGAAGATCTGCTGAAATATGTATAA